The Carassius auratus strain Wakin chromosome 34, ASM336829v1, whole genome shotgun sequence genomic sequence CAAAATGGTGATAGAACCCTCGTGGGGTTTGAACCAACATCCTTTCACATATCAGCACAGATATTTAACCACTGAACTACAACACCGAGACAGCGACTGTGATGTTTAAGAAAATCAACGCAGCTTTTCGTCCGAACCATCTTGGACCTCGCTCACGGGACAGGTTCAGGCCCAATGAGGACTACCACAGCGCGTGCACTGTGAAACTGGTCCGGAGCACGTCTATGCTCGTGGTCGGGGAGAGCAGACGCGCGCCGCAGGACACCACGCTGAAGCGAAGCGTGAGCGCCGTGAGCGTCGAGTCCTGCACGGCACTGTATTACTACCAGAGCCGAGAGGACCGAGTATGGCTCTATTCTCAGAACCAGAACTGCTTAGAGTACTTACAGGAACTGGTGGCGCTCAGGCGTCAGTACACCAAGAGCATCAATGACCTCAAGAACAGCGAACACAAAGAGACCACGTCCCGCAAGAAGAACCCCGCACCCCGGCCACCGCAGAACAGAGCTGCACAGGTGAGAGGCAACAAGACAAGGTTTACATGTTTAATATAAGAAATTGAGAACATTATTAGGGCAAATCAAATCAAGTTGTGCCCATTTGTCTACTTTCAACCGAATAAGAGTCATAGTTAGGggagttaatagtgagaattggaacataaaataaagtgtggccaATGAAACGGTCTGATCtagatgaaaaaaaaggaaaatatgaaatgttgttcCCTTTCTGAAGTTTACTCAATTATATTTGGCTGGTGTAGGTTTGTTTTGTGGGGAAAATCCTTGATCATTTTTTAAAGGATTGCATGACCAGGCTAttcattttaacagttttagttttGAGGTTTATCAGTTCTAAAATTAGCAAAAACAATGTCAAAGGAACCTATGCTAATGCAATTAGTTTGAATAAGCAATGCAACTAAAAGTATGCATAATACATACATCATCTTATTTTAAAGACTTCAAGGCCTGAACCTTCTGCTCCACCAATCCCAAATGAGGAAGACACCCTTCAGTTCTTTGATGCAGTCATTGCAAGCTGTGACCCAGAGCCCAGTCGAAAACCACATATGGATAATGGGCATGCAGATGTGGACTTCATAGGTGAGTGTGGAGCTtattacttaaaggggtcatatgatgcaatttaaatttgtcCCTTCTTGTCCCTTGgattgttacaagctcttggtgcattaaGAAGATCTgactgtaaagttgcaaagatttaagtctcaaatccaaagaaatattctTCATAAAAGTTCAAACCAGTTCAAAAAAGGTCAACCATGCCCTCAACACACCCCCACGTCTATGTCATGATgcgggaagatttgcataacaccgcccaaatgttcaagcaaagaaagaaggaaTAACTTTTTATTGCCGCCGCAGCCAttttgtggagacgctgtgtatTTTCATTGTGAAagaaaaactactttgtttgacctttaaaaagaggacacaactagaaaccagtttttaagttgtatttacaacactgttccagaacagttcaacctaaatattcagatgcgtgcagcacattttatggaggatgaggactgtttcctgatccagtagcctacaatgcgtCTGTGgtacaaaggctgtttctataaagtggggcagctCCAACTTTGAAACGACAGTCAGGCGCTTCTACCTCACTGTCTGTAagtgcatttttaatatttaaagaatttgccaatgatgattcaaacgcaagttttgagaAGTTTGGCCAATCAGcgtatacatttcttttttcagaacgatgagctttgtaaaaatcaatgcgtttcagaaagaCGAGGCATAGAGGAGCatcaataatgtacagtacattatatgaaaaataatgtgtttttttaacattaaaccgcataaatacattgcattacaccaaatacacaagctaatgttctttttatcaacgtcatatgacccctttaagccttTCTTTAAGTTCAAACTCTAGTGAACTCTAAAGACTGCATGGAAGATGCAATTGTAGGATGTTGCAACTGTGTACATCTTAATGGAAAGCTTGGTCACTTAGATGTATTTAGCTCTTTCCCCTTCATGGTACAGTCAtcaattttttattgtttgttatgTCTGTTTCTCTCCATCCTCccattttaatgtttctttagtGGCTACTAGTACCAGCGAACATGACCTTCACTCTAACTGGGTACTTCGGGACCCTCGTCGAATCTCCATGACAGAGTCGCAGCCCAAGAATTCAGATATCAGTCACGGACAGGCAGCCCAGCGGAAGGGGGACATGGGAAGCACAGGTAGCAGGAGACGTCTACAACGAAACCCAATCCACCTGCCAAAAGTGGTGGAGAGTGCCTTTCAGACTCTGCGCTTCAAACCCAAGCTCAAGAAGAAAGACTAGCTGCTTAAAGGAACACgccactttttttgaaaataggctcattttccaacttccctagtgttaaacagttgagttttaccatttttgaatGCATTCAGCCAATCTCTGGGTCTGGTGGTAGAACtttagctgtagcttagcataggtcattgaatctgattagaccatcaGCTTCTTgcttaaaaatgaccaaagagtttcgatatttatccgacggaaaatgaaaagctgggattttctaggctgatatggcaAGGAACTATTACTATCATTCAGGCATAATAATCAAGAAGCTTTGCTGtcgtaccatgggtgcagcaggcgcagtgatattatGAAGTGCCTGAAAATGAGCTAATGTTGAAAGTTAGCTGGGtactattttcaggcactgcgCAATATCGTTGCGCCTGTCTAGAAAataacaacttttaattttccaTTGGTCAAAGTACACAATGTAGCTatagaagagtcaagttttaaatagtatttaaaatattgaaactctttggtcatttttaagcGAGATGCTGACGGTCTAAACAGATTCAATGATGTACACTAAGCTACAGCTAAAGTGCTACTGCCAGGCCCAGAGATCGGCTGAAATGAAAATGGTAAAACAACTGTATAACTTTAGGGGAGATGGAAAAGTAGCCTATTTTCAAAAGTAGTGGAGTGTTCCTTAAAGCAATGCTGACCTGTTTCCACTGTTTGTGCCCAGATGACTAAAAGTTCACAGGAATAGTCTGAATCACCACAGAGGATGCGAGCTCTGTGACGTAATGTCAATGCTTACTCACTGCCCAAGCTTCATAAATTATCCACAGCAGATCAGATCCTTTTTGTCAGCAGCTTTCAATAACAAACGTTTCAGGCAATTAACAGAGCATAACCACTGAACAATCATCCTGTGCACTGATTCCAGCAACAAGAATTTCCTAATCACAATAATGCAGGTTCGAGAATCACCTGTCTGGTTAACAGTTAGATATTCAGAAAGGGTTCAGACATACGAGTGATGCAAAACACATCAGGGCCAAGGGGCTAGCTATCAACTGCCTAGTTATGATAGGTGAGTTTTAATTAACCAAATGCAAAACTAACACTTGTATTTTCCATTTGTTAAGTGTAATACAGTAAAACTTTAGGGGATCCTTACTATAGCATTTCATTATATGACATCCCTCAAACTGGTACTAGGTGCCTTAGTGTGTAGATTgtacaatctttttttattaatgtttatgatGATTTGTGATTATCTGTTAGTACACCAGAATGCAAGAAAAGAGTGCTCAACTGTGTTAACTACTTCAGCTACTGTTCAAGTGGTGTATTTCTAGTCAGTTGTTTTTTAAGCATTAAAGCCTATAAAGAGGAACTACATGCATGTGTTAGAATCCATAGCTAAAAAGGGCTGgtttctttttttgaaaaaaaggaAGCAGGAATTGGGTATTACCCTTTCAaactataaaaactaaaaatcacaATAACAACAGGtgcaagttaattttttttttaaatcgaagTATTGTATAGCGCTGCATTAAGCACAGCACATTATGGGTGGAAAAATAAAGCAAGCAGTGGAGCAAAACTTATTTTCTAATACCTTTATTAGCAAAATgtttcacactcacacaaacactcactcactcactgagtCAGTTCTTCTCTTGTTTGACTTTTGGGCTGA encodes the following:
- the LOC113053200 gene encoding uncharacterized protein C13orf42-like; its protein translation is MFKKINAAFRPNHLGPRSRDRFRPNEDYHSACTVKLVRSTSMLVVGESRRAPQDTTLKRSVSAVSVESCTALYYYQSREDRVWLYSQNQNCLEYLQELVALRRQYTKSINDLKNSEHKETTSRKKNPAPRPPQNRAAQTSRPEPSAPPIPNEEDTLQFFDAVIASCDPEPSRKPHMDNGHADVDFIVATSTSEHDLHSNWVLRDPRRISMTESQPKNSDISHGQAAQRKGDMGSTGSRRRLQRNPIHLPKVVESAFQTLRFKPKLKKKD